The following proteins are encoded in a genomic region of Burkholderia diffusa:
- a CDS encoding response regulator codes for MSSRSSSPASLRATPDLVGAHILVVDDRPNDLRLLTEILRSARCRISVAFDGLQAYHRAQAIAPDLILIDVRMPRMDGFAACRLLASTSSTQNIPVIILTAASDLDDRIAGLETGALDYIVKPFEPAEVIARIRNHLKRTRRSQPFAHLPELPDHPDAALVRAACDILLRELRNPPGLDELAKQVGTHEKRLSRVFRDHLGQTVFEYLRDTRLRAARHFLAETSMGIGDIAEEIGFSTPGNFATAFRERFGITPSDWRRQRPAVDIAPPPHDHPSDA; via the coding sequence ATGTCATCTCGCTCGTCCAGTCCGGCGTCGCTCCGCGCCACGCCGGATCTCGTTGGCGCCCACATTCTTGTCGTAGATGACCGACCGAACGACCTGCGGCTCCTGACGGAGATCCTGCGTTCCGCTCGCTGCCGGATCAGCGTCGCATTCGATGGTCTGCAGGCCTATCACCGTGCGCAGGCAATCGCGCCCGACCTGATCCTGATCGACGTGAGAATGCCGCGCATGGACGGCTTCGCCGCGTGCCGGCTGCTGGCCTCGACATCGTCGACGCAGAACATTCCCGTCATCATCCTGACTGCCGCGAGCGATCTCGACGATCGCATCGCGGGGCTCGAAACCGGTGCGCTCGACTACATCGTGAAACCGTTCGAGCCGGCCGAGGTCATTGCACGGATCCGCAATCATCTGAAACGGACGCGGCGCAGCCAGCCGTTCGCGCACCTGCCCGAGCTGCCCGACCACCCGGACGCCGCGCTGGTGCGCGCGGCATGCGACATCCTGCTGCGCGAACTGCGCAATCCGCCGGGGCTCGACGAACTCGCGAAACAGGTCGGCACGCACGAAAAACGGCTGTCGCGCGTGTTCCGCGATCATCTCGGCCAGACCGTTTTCGAATATCTGCGCGACACGCGGCTGCGCGCCGCGAGGCACTTCCTCGCCGAGACGTCGATGGGTATCGGCGACATCGCCGAGGAAATCGGCTTCTCTACGCCGGGCAATTTCGCGACGGCATTTCGCGAACGGTTCGGCATCACGCCGTCCGACTGGCGGCGCCAACGGCCGGCGGTCGATATTGCGCCGCCGCCGCATGACCACCCGAGCGATGCATAG
- a CDS encoding YadA-like family protein, translated as MNKSFKSIWNEALGAWVAASELDRARGKRVASSGSAHVHAEPGAGAAASAAALAGLSPRRIATMMAAAYLGLFQAGAHAQYSAGGGSATGGASSIAVGNGSIATQVNSTAFGNLSTATGVSATAIGPGAHAIADGSTSVGINSQATGVNSVAMGVQAIGSGSYSVAIGNLSSSTQSGSVAIGSGASAIGVSAIGLGNNATASGQYAAALGLGAVASGAQAVALGFSSNATNTGAVSLGNQSTSSGSAGVAVGSGSLASGNSAVAMGVNSGAKGTSSIAIGWGGTAGVPGSGTQSLGTSSIAMGSNTSAGADNALAFGLNANASGLSSIAMGVQSTATQQFGVALGNLALATGISGTALGAGATASAVNATAIGINSVAAAGATVAIGASNSVAAAAGAGSIAGGNNSQVLSGTGAVALGEGQTVSGNGAVAIGDPSTAIGTGAVTMGSNNTANGDGAVAIGNSNNAQGVGSLALGNTSTAAAAGAVAFGASAVANNANDVALGSGSVTAAPNPTATATIGGVTYSFKGINPTSVVSVGAPGSERQITNVAAGRISSSSTDAINGSQLDATNQAVTSLSTSTLSSITSLSTGVSSLSTGLSSTNSTITSLSTSTSTGISSLSTGLSSTNSSVTSLSTSTSTGLSSANSAITSLSTSTSTGISSLSTGLSSTNSSVTSLSTSTSTGLSSANSAITSLSTSTSTGISSLSTGLSSTNSSVTSLSTSTSTGISSLSTGLSSANSSITSLSTSTSTVVGSLSTGLSSTNSNLTSLSSSTSTGISSLSTGLSSTNSSITSLSTSTSTTIGSLSTGLSSTNSSLTSLSTATSTGISSLSTGLSSIANNNTNLGNSTAGAIGGGATYDPTTGTISAPSYVTYNSDGSTTINNNVGSAIDNINAHGIKYFHANSTAPDSQAIGVDSVAIGPNAISRVDGSIALGAGSVADRATVPASGIIRNGTAAIPFNTTDQTLLGAVSVGDATSKTYRQITNVADGTGQQDAVTVRQLAGALQSFAVTGQKYFHANSTAADSLAVGAESVAVGPTTVVNGDNGVGIGNGAIVDATAPGGIAIGQAASSAQADAIALGSGATATGAQSVAQGANAAAVSVGSVALGSGARSNATDALALGAGASATFANSVALGAGSLTTVGALTNYVAYGLSSPQSSAGEVNVGNRQITGLAAGKNGTDAVNVSQLDSIANQLTTLIDQRTTNIGGSYTSNPSGGNVPPGPSGSNSSAGGSGAVASGSNSTAVGNSSTASGSGSTALGVGATSSGSNSAAVGAGSNDGGRSNVVAVGSADSARQVVNVAAGTQGTDAVNVNQLNAVSNQFTQSLNTVNNQLTQMQQQIQQTDSMAREGIAATAAMASIPHMDRDSNFAMGVGTASFQGQKAMAVGMQARITENLKATLNGGFAGSQRVVGAGMLYQWK; from the coding sequence ATGAACAAGTCGTTCAAGTCGATCTGGAACGAAGCATTGGGGGCGTGGGTCGCTGCGTCCGAGCTCGATCGCGCGCGCGGCAAGCGCGTGGCGTCGTCGGGAAGTGCGCACGTACATGCCGAACCGGGCGCTGGCGCCGCCGCGAGCGCGGCAGCGCTGGCGGGGCTATCGCCGCGGCGAATCGCCACGATGATGGCGGCTGCGTATCTCGGACTGTTTCAGGCGGGGGCCCACGCGCAGTATTCGGCAGGCGGCGGTTCCGCGACGGGCGGCGCCAGTTCGATCGCCGTCGGTAACGGCTCGATTGCCACACAGGTGAATTCCACCGCGTTCGGCAACCTGTCCACGGCGACGGGCGTTTCAGCCACGGCGATTGGCCCGGGCGCGCACGCCATCGCCGACGGCTCGACATCCGTCGGCATCAACTCTCAGGCAACCGGCGTGAACAGCGTGGCCATGGGCGTGCAGGCAATCGGATCCGGCAGCTATTCGGTCGCGATCGGCAACCTGTCGAGCTCGACCCAAAGCGGCTCGGTGGCGATCGGCAGCGGTGCGTCGGCGATCGGCGTTTCCGCGATCGGGCTCGGGAACAATGCAACGGCCTCCGGTCAATATGCGGCCGCGCTCGGGCTCGGGGCGGTCGCTTCCGGGGCGCAAGCCGTCGCGCTCGGCTTTTCGTCCAATGCCACGAATACGGGCGCCGTCTCGCTCGGCAACCAGTCGACGAGTTCGGGCTCGGCCGGCGTTGCCGTCGGCAGTGGCTCGCTCGCTTCCGGCAATTCGGCCGTGGCAATGGGCGTAAACAGCGGTGCGAAGGGTACGTCGTCGATCGCCATCGGCTGGGGCGGCACCGCAGGCGTGCCGGGATCGGGCACGCAATCGCTCGGCACCAGTTCGATCGCGATGGGCTCGAATACCTCGGCGGGTGCGGACAATGCGCTGGCGTTCGGCCTGAACGCGAATGCGTCCGGCCTCAGCTCGATTGCAATGGGCGTGCAGTCGACCGCGACGCAGCAATTCGGCGTCGCGCTCGGCAATCTCGCGCTCGCGACGGGCATCTCGGGCACCGCGCTGGGCGCCGGCGCGACGGCGTCTGCCGTGAATGCAACGGCGATCGGCATCAACAGCGTGGCGGCCGCTGGCGCCACGGTCGCAATCGGCGCGAGCAACTCGGTTGCGGCGGCGGCTGGCGCGGGCTCGATCGCCGGCGGGAATAACTCGCAGGTGCTGAGCGGCACCGGCGCCGTTGCGCTCGGCGAAGGCCAGACCGTGAGCGGCAACGGCGCGGTCGCCATCGGCGATCCGAGCACCGCGATCGGCACCGGCGCGGTCACGATGGGTTCGAACAACACCGCGAATGGCGACGGCGCGGTGGCGATCGGCAATTCGAACAACGCGCAGGGTGTCGGCTCCCTCGCGCTGGGCAATACGTCGACGGCGGCCGCGGCGGGTGCGGTGGCCTTTGGCGCGTCGGCCGTGGCGAACAACGCCAACGATGTCGCGCTCGGCTCCGGGTCGGTGACGGCCGCGCCGAATCCGACCGCGACCGCGACGATCGGCGGCGTCACGTACAGTTTCAAAGGCATCAATCCCACCAGCGTCGTCAGCGTCGGCGCGCCGGGCAGCGAGCGGCAGATTACCAACGTCGCAGCCGGGCGGATCAGCTCGTCGAGCACGGACGCGATCAACGGGTCGCAGCTCGATGCGACGAACCAGGCGGTGACGTCGCTGTCGACGTCGACGCTGTCGAGCATCACGTCGTTGTCGACCGGGGTGTCGTCGTTGTCGACGGGCCTGTCGTCGACGAACAGCACGATCACGTCGTTGTCCACGTCGACTTCGACGGGGATCAGTTCGCTTTCTACCGGCCTCAGCTCGACGAACAGTTCAGTGACGTCCTTGTCGACTTCCACATCGACGGGCTTGTCGTCGGCGAACAGCGCGATCACGTCGCTGTCCACGTCGACTTCGACGGGGATCAGTTCGCTTTCCACCGGCCTCAGCTCCACGAACAGTTCAGTGACATCCTTGTCGACTTCCACATCGACGGGCTTGTCATCGGCGAACAGCGCGATCACGTCGTTGTCCACGTCGACTTCGACGGGGATCAGTTCGCTTTCCACCGGCCTCAGCTCCACGAACAGTTCGGTAACGTCCCTGTCGACTTCCACTTCGACGGGCATCAGCTCGCTGTCAACCGGCCTGAGTTCGGCCAACAGCTCGATCACGTCGCTGTCGACGTCGACGTCGACCGTCGTCGGTTCACTGTCCACCGGCTTGAGTTCGACGAACAGCAACCTGACCTCGTTGTCGAGCTCCACGTCGACCGGCATCAGCTCGCTGTCGACCGGCCTGAGCTCGACCAACAGCTCGATCACCTCGTTGTCGACCTCGACGTCGACCACCATCGGTTCGCTGTCGACCGGCCTGTCGAGCACGAACAGCAGCCTGACGTCGCTGTCGACCGCCACGTCGACCGGCATCAGTTCGCTGTCGACGGGCTTGAGCTCCATCGCCAACAACAACACCAACCTCGGCAACAGCACGGCCGGCGCGATTGGCGGCGGGGCCACCTACGATCCGACGACCGGCACGATCTCGGCGCCGTCATACGTGACGTACAACAGCGACGGTTCGACGACGATCAACAACAACGTCGGTTCCGCGATCGACAACATCAACGCGCACGGCATCAAGTACTTCCACGCGAACTCGACCGCGCCGGACAGCCAGGCGATCGGCGTCGACAGCGTGGCGATCGGGCCGAACGCCATTTCGCGGGTGGACGGCAGCATCGCGCTCGGCGCGGGCTCGGTGGCCGATCGCGCGACGGTGCCGGCGTCGGGGATCATCCGCAACGGCACCGCGGCGATCCCGTTCAACACGACGGACCAGACGCTGCTCGGCGCGGTATCGGTCGGCGATGCGACGAGCAAGACATATCGCCAGATCACCAATGTCGCGGACGGCACCGGCCAGCAAGACGCGGTGACGGTGCGGCAGCTTGCCGGCGCATTGCAGTCGTTCGCGGTCACGGGCCAGAAGTACTTCCACGCGAATTCGACGGCGGCGGATTCGCTCGCCGTCGGCGCGGAATCGGTCGCGGTGGGGCCGACGACGGTCGTCAACGGCGACAACGGCGTCGGCATCGGCAATGGCGCGATCGTCGATGCGACCGCGCCGGGCGGGATTGCGATCGGGCAGGCGGCGAGTTCCGCGCAGGCCGACGCGATCGCGCTCGGCAGCGGCGCGACGGCGACCGGCGCGCAGTCCGTGGCGCAGGGCGCCAATGCGGCGGCGGTCAGCGTGGGCAGCGTCGCGCTCGGCTCGGGCGCCCGCAGCAACGCGACCGATGCGCTCGCGCTCGGCGCCGGCGCGTCGGCGACGTTCGCGAACAGCGTCGCGCTCGGCGCGGGCTCGCTGACGACGGTCGGCGCGCTGACGAACTACGTCGCGTATGGCCTGAGCAGCCCGCAGTCGTCGGCCGGCGAAGTGAACGTCGGCAACCGGCAGATCACGGGCCTTGCCGCCGGCAAGAACGGCACGGACGCGGTGAACGTGTCGCAGCTCGATTCGATTGCGAACCAGCTGACGACGCTGATCGATCAGCGCACGACCAACATCGGCGGTTCCTACACGTCGAACCCGTCCGGCGGCAACGTGCCGCCGGGGCCGTCCGGCTCGAACTCGTCGGCCGGCGGTTCGGGCGCGGTGGCCTCCGGCTCGAACAGCACGGCGGTCGGCAACAGTTCGACGGCGTCCGGCAGCGGCTCGACCGCGCTCGGCGTCGGCGCGACCTCGTCGGGCAGCAACTCGGCGGCGGTCGGCGCGGGCAGCAATGACGGCGGCCGCTCGAACGTCGTCGCGGTCGGTTCGGCGGATTCGGCGCGGCAGGTCGTCAACGTCGCGGCGGGCACGCAGGGTACCGACGCGGTGAACGTGAACCAGCTGAATGCGGTGTCGAACCAGTTCACGCAGTCGCTGAACACCGTCAACAACCAGCTCACGCAGATGCAGCAGCAGATCCAGCAGACCGATTCGATGGCACGTGAAGGGATTGCCGCGACCGCCGCGATGGCGTCGATCCCGCACATGGACCGCGATTCGAACTTCGCGATGGGGGTCGGCACGGCGTCGTTCCAGGGCCAGAAGGCGATGGCGGTCGGCATGCAGGCGCGCATCACCGAGAACCTGAAGGCGACGCTGAACGGCGGTTTCGCCGGCAGCCAGCGCGTCGTCGGCGCAGGCATGCTGTATCAGTGGAAGTAA
- a CDS encoding OmpA family protein, with protein MKNIHLVLLASVVSLAACSSASGPTYNAYELQSRNGIRTFQVDCHGILSTAKTCMKVATRMCGNEPVRLVDTTTPYRDGADPHSIVFQCGAGPAPAAAAVAPAPAPVEKVTLTGDAYFATDSAVLTSEATAALDKLLNQQGDRHFSRVEVDGYTDATGSDAHNRALSKRRADAVAGYLREHGLKADSFAATGHGEANPAAPNDTVEGRARNRRVEISLQK; from the coding sequence GTGAAAAACATCCATCTTGTCCTGCTGGCGTCCGTGGTGTCCCTCGCAGCCTGTTCGAGCGCGTCGGGCCCGACGTACAACGCATACGAACTGCAGTCGCGCAACGGCATCCGGACGTTCCAGGTCGACTGCCACGGCATCCTGTCGACCGCGAAGACCTGCATGAAGGTCGCGACGCGCATGTGCGGCAACGAACCCGTGCGTTTGGTCGACACCACCACGCCGTACCGCGACGGCGCCGATCCGCATTCGATCGTGTTCCAGTGCGGTGCGGGACCAGCGCCGGCCGCCGCGGCCGTTGCGCCGGCGCCCGCGCCGGTCGAGAAGGTGACTCTGACCGGCGATGCGTACTTCGCGACCGATTCGGCCGTGCTGACGTCCGAGGCCACCGCCGCGCTCGACAAACTGCTGAACCAGCAGGGCGATCGGCATTTCTCGCGCGTGGAAGTGGACGGTTATACCGACGCCACCGGTTCGGACGCGCACAACCGGGCGCTATCGAAGCGCCGGGCGGATGCGGTCGCCGGATATTTGCGCGAGCACGGGCTGAAAGCGGATTCGTTTGCCGCGACCGGTCACGGCGAAGCCAATCCGGCGGCACCGAACGATACGGTCGAAGGACGGGCGCGCAATCGCCGCGTGGAAATCTCGCTGCAGAAATAG
- a CDS encoding sensor histidine kinase, with protein MHRRFASGWHTVVLLLAALVLACATHRAHATENPAQLDAVSLLEDPGTQMSVDQAAARLAESQRRAAAAARPSFNIEFSRSAWWVGATLVNRGGVEQPLVLAIRDARVDRADFYVEHGGTWALAGRFPADENGMSRPASRYPVLDATLRPGERLPILIRITSRKELRLAPSAFTRDAWQTHELHATMWNFGFLGGLLALVWCALLIGFFSRSGMFVVLAVLALNTALFEATYRGYTALYLWPAAREWSARGEVIFVYLSIVCFIAFILTVAHREKARIPFRAIYAGFIALECAGIVGAACGDLLTFTWFCLRLNTVLAIVNLTLALTLAIRRTPTGRVMLIAIAFASFNMAIRILDGKDAIPAWLFWLKSDIYPNPVIAIIGLATHLLVLAAWINHVGRQRTEARKRLEHWQLTEQDRLRDEVAKRTVALNDALQQVRVHMQQKIETLGYVSHDLRAPLSTINGYAKLLLQGATRSQARLIRSIDRSIRYQLTLIDELLQYTKAELQPLGISPDATDLPGLLSDIGDYAVALCLQQNNRFNYRPLTPLPRKLSIDGIRLQQVLLNLLSNASKFTRDGTVTLSVGAYAEGDAWRIVFEVADTGIGIDIDKTTDIFRAYQQVQAVNGGTGLGLFIAQRIVGAMHGELAVSSQPGVGTSFTFQIMAPAIGRAMIPASALVRAAEPAVQAEPVPAAHAMRCPPADALDELAVLASEGRLTDIEEWLGQHAYAPRHAAFVQAMRDRLDALDLQAIERLAESLKQASVADASFDTEPDMAGPA; from the coding sequence ATGCATAGGCGCTTCGCCTCGGGCTGGCACACGGTCGTGCTGCTGCTGGCGGCACTGGTGCTCGCGTGCGCGACACACCGCGCCCACGCGACGGAAAACCCCGCGCAACTGGACGCGGTCTCGTTGCTCGAGGATCCGGGCACGCAGATGTCCGTCGATCAGGCCGCCGCACGGCTCGCCGAATCTCAACGCCGTGCCGCCGCGGCGGCGCGACCGTCGTTCAACATCGAATTCTCACGCTCCGCATGGTGGGTCGGCGCGACGCTGGTCAACCGCGGCGGCGTTGAACAGCCGCTGGTGCTGGCGATCCGCGACGCACGCGTCGACCGTGCCGATTTCTATGTCGAGCACGGCGGCACGTGGGCCCTCGCCGGCCGCTTCCCGGCCGACGAAAATGGCATGAGCCGGCCGGCTTCCCGGTATCCGGTGCTCGATGCAACGCTGCGCCCGGGCGAACGGCTGCCCATCCTGATCCGCATCACGTCGCGCAAGGAACTGCGGCTCGCGCCGAGCGCCTTCACGCGCGACGCGTGGCAGACCCACGAGCTCCACGCGACCATGTGGAACTTCGGCTTCCTCGGCGGCCTGCTCGCGCTCGTGTGGTGTGCGCTTCTGATCGGGTTCTTCTCGCGCAGCGGCATGTTCGTCGTGCTGGCCGTGCTCGCGTTGAACACGGCGCTGTTCGAGGCAACCTACCGCGGCTACACCGCGCTGTATCTGTGGCCTGCCGCGCGCGAATGGTCGGCGCGCGGCGAGGTGATCTTCGTCTACCTGTCGATCGTATGCTTCATCGCGTTCATCCTGACGGTCGCCCATCGCGAGAAGGCGCGCATCCCGTTTCGCGCGATCTACGCGGGGTTCATCGCGCTCGAGTGCGCGGGCATCGTTGGCGCCGCATGCGGCGACCTCCTCACGTTCACGTGGTTCTGCCTGCGGCTGAACACCGTGCTGGCGATCGTGAACCTTACCCTCGCGCTGACGCTCGCGATTCGGCGCACACCGACGGGCCGCGTGATGTTGATCGCGATCGCGTTCGCGAGCTTCAACATGGCGATCCGCATCCTCGACGGCAAGGACGCAATCCCGGCGTGGCTGTTCTGGCTCAAGTCCGATATCTATCCGAACCCCGTCATCGCGATCATCGGCCTCGCCACGCATCTGCTCGTGCTGGCCGCGTGGATCAACCATGTCGGCCGTCAGCGCACCGAAGCACGCAAGCGGCTCGAGCACTGGCAACTCACCGAGCAGGATCGCCTGCGCGACGAGGTCGCGAAACGCACGGTCGCGCTCAACGACGCGCTGCAACAGGTTCGCGTGCACATGCAGCAGAAGATCGAGACGCTAGGCTATGTGAGCCACGATCTGCGCGCGCCGCTGTCGACGATCAACGGTTACGCGAAGCTGCTGCTGCAAGGCGCGACGCGTAGCCAGGCCAGGCTGATCCGCTCGATCGATCGCAGCATACGCTACCAGCTCACGCTCATCGACGAATTGCTGCAATACACGAAGGCCGAGTTGCAGCCGCTCGGCATTTCGCCAGACGCGACCGACCTGCCCGGCCTGCTGAGCGACATCGGCGACTATGCGGTCGCGCTGTGTTTGCAGCAGAACAACCGATTCAATTACCGGCCGTTGACGCCGTTGCCGCGCAAGCTGTCGATCGACGGCATTCGGCTGCAGCAGGTGTTGCTCAACCTGTTGTCGAACGCGTCGAAGTTCACGCGCGACGGCACGGTCACGCTGTCGGTCGGCGCATATGCGGAAGGCGATGCATGGCGGATCGTGTTCGAGGTCGCCGACACCGGAATCGGCATCGACATCGACAAGACCACCGACATATTCCGTGCGTATCAGCAGGTGCAGGCGGTCAACGGCGGCACCGGGCTCGGCCTGTTCATCGCGCAGCGGATCGTCGGCGCGATGCACGGCGAGCTGGCCGTGTCGAGCCAGCCGGGTGTCGGCACGTCGTTCACGTTCCAGATCATGGCGCCCGCGATCGGCCGCGCGATGATCCCGGCGTCGGCGCTCGTGCGCGCCGCCGAACCCGCCGTTCAAGCCGAGCCCGTGCCGGCCGCCCACGCGATGCGCTGTCCGCCTGCCGACGCGCTCGACGAACTGGCCGTGCTCGCGAGCGAAGGTCGCCTCACCGATATCGAGGAATGGCTCGGACAGCACGCGTACGCGCCGCGGCATGCCGCATTCGTGCAAGCGATGCGGGACCGCCTCGATGCGCTCGATCTGCAGGCGATCGAACGACTCGCCGAGTCGCTGAAACAGGCCAGCGTCGCGGATGCGTCGTTCGATACGGAACCCGACATGGCCGGGCCGGCTTGA
- the yjfF gene encoding galactofuranose ABC transporter, permease protein YjfF → MNRFFARLTDPRTLPIVVTIVLFAALFGFGSVMYTGFFSMQVLTGLLVDNAFLLIVAIGMTFVIVSGGIDLSVGSVVALTTIFCAVGAERLHWPVWAIVPLVLVFGALYGAAMGALIHYFRLQPFIVTLAGMFLARGACFLITTQSITINEPTFHALAGISVPVGGGTLSAGALIALVTLAAAIYVAHFTRFGRNVYAVGGNERSALLMGLPVARTKVGVYALSGFCSALGGVVFTLYVLSGYGLQAQGMELDAIAATVIGGTLLTGGVGYVIGSVFGVGILGTIQVLITFDGTLSSWWTRIVIGALLCVFCLLQRVIERHAARRRSGGTGLDPKRRKRDAAQVAPAAPSDDAALGSTMRRLLRFQRSA, encoded by the coding sequence ATGAACCGATTCTTCGCACGGTTGACCGACCCGCGCACGCTGCCGATCGTCGTGACGATCGTGCTGTTCGCCGCACTGTTCGGCTTCGGATCCGTGATGTACACGGGATTCTTCTCGATGCAGGTGCTGACCGGGCTGCTCGTCGACAACGCGTTCCTGCTGATCGTCGCGATCGGGATGACGTTCGTGATCGTGTCGGGCGGCATTGACCTGTCGGTCGGATCTGTCGTTGCGCTGACAACGATCTTCTGCGCAGTCGGCGCCGAACGGTTGCACTGGCCCGTCTGGGCGATCGTACCGCTCGTGCTCGTATTCGGTGCACTGTACGGCGCGGCGATGGGTGCGCTGATTCACTACTTCCGCCTGCAGCCGTTCATCGTCACGCTGGCCGGGATGTTTCTCGCGCGCGGCGCGTGCTTCCTGATCACGACGCAGTCGATCACGATCAACGAGCCGACCTTCCATGCGCTCGCGGGCATCAGCGTGCCGGTTGGTGGCGGGACGCTGAGCGCGGGCGCGCTGATCGCGCTCGTGACGCTGGCCGCGGCGATCTACGTCGCGCATTTCACGCGCTTCGGCCGCAACGTGTATGCGGTCGGCGGCAACGAGCGATCGGCGCTGCTGATGGGGCTGCCGGTCGCGCGCACGAAGGTCGGCGTATATGCGCTGAGCGGCTTCTGTTCGGCGCTAGGCGGCGTGGTGTTTACGCTGTACGTGCTGTCCGGCTACGGGCTGCAGGCGCAGGGGATGGAACTCGACGCGATCGCCGCGACCGTGATCGGCGGCACGTTGCTCACGGGCGGCGTCGGGTACGTGATCGGATCCGTGTTCGGCGTCGGCATCCTCGGCACGATCCAGGTGTTGATCACGTTCGACGGCACGTTGAGTTCGTGGTGGACGCGGATCGTGATCGGCGCGCTGCTGTGCGTGTTCTGCCTGCTGCAGCGGGTCATCGAGCGGCATGCGGCGCGGCGGCGTAGCGGTGGGACCGGGCTCGATCCGAAACGGCGGAAGCGCGACGCCGCACAGGTGGCGCCCGCCGCGCCGAGCGACGATGCGGCGCTCGGTTCGACGATGCGCAGGCTGTTGCGCTTTCAGCGTTCGGCGTGA